ACTTCGCCCTTGCGCGGGATGCCATTGGGCATGACGACATCAAATGCCGAAATGCGATCTGTGGCCACAAACAGCAGATGTTCGCCCAGGTCAAACACCTCGCGCACCTTGCCGCTTTTCAGTTTCTTGATGCCCGGCAGCTCAATTGTCAGCAATGGTATGTCAGCCATGCGCCGAATATGCTAAGCAAAATAAAAACTGCAACTGTAAAACAGTCCCATTTTTACAGATTTTTTCGGTTCATTTTCCCCGGCGCGGAAGACGGCCGGCCTGGGACACATCCACCGGCCCGATGCCCAGGGCATGGGCGGGCGATTCCGGCGCGGGGCGGGCCGTGGGCTGCCACAAATTGAGGAGTAACGGGCGATTGGTGGCCACTCCCGGCGGCGGGTTGGTGGAGCTTGCACGCGCGCTGTATTGATTCAAGGTCACCCACTCATAGCGGCCACTCTCGGCAAAAAACAAGTTGTTGCTCCAGGTCATGACGGCCTGCGCGCCCTCCACCCGGATTTTGCCGGTGGCGTACAGCAGATTGCGCTCCAGAATAAAGCCCGTGGAGCGTGGAAAGGTGATTTTGGCGTCCCCCAGCACCATGAACAGATTATGGCGGATGGTGTTGTTGGTGGCCATGTGGTTATGGGACGGCCAGTTCACGCGGATGGACAGGTTGGATTCGACCAGACAGCCGGAGCTGCGCTCATCCAAATAGTAGGCGGAGGCGCCGTAGCCGCCGGTATCCACAATGTCCCGGGCCAGGTTGCCGCGCAACACACAGTTGGACGCGGCAAACATATAAATGGCCGCACCGTCGTGCAGCACTTTCATGCAGTCATATAGCAGGTTATTTTCCACGATGTTGGAGGTGCCTCCGTAGTTGATGGCGGAGTAGGAGCAATCATGCACTTCGTTGTGTGCCACCCGGCACTGGCGCCCCCCGCGGTAAATGCCGATGGCGCTGGGATAGGCGCGGCCGATGCCGTGAATGTGATTGTTGAAGATGACTGACCGCTCTCCGCCCACGTACACGCCGCCCGCGCCGCAATCCGTCACTTCACAATTTTCCACCCGCACCTCGCGGGTGATCCCGTTGCCCTTGATGCCATGACCGGCCACTCCGCGGACGATCAGCTCATCGAGGCGGCATTGCTCGACATGTTGTAATTGGATGGCCCCGGGAAACGCCTCGGCGGCAAACCCACCTGAAATGAGGGGGACGGTGGTGGCGGCAAGCGTGAGGCGACGCAGGACCACGCCCCGCACCAGCTTGTCCCGCTCACCGCGCAGGCTGATGATGGTGGTTTGGTTGGGAGCCACCACGTGCAAGTTGGCCATTTTCTCGCCGGGCTTTGGCCAATAGACAAGGCGGTTGCGCGCGCGATCATGATACCAGTTGCCGGCGCTTAACATGCCCTGCTCAATGTTCCACAGCACATATTTTTGCACCCCGAAAGCACCGGGCGGATGGCCGGTCTTGGGCGTCAGTTTCAGGATGCGCTGGGTCACATCATGCGCCGCTATGCCCACGCATGATTCATCCCACATGTGAAACACGGTGATTTCCGCATTGGCCACTTCCAACCAGTCCCCCACGTCTCCCTGGCGATATTTCAAGGTGGTCAGCTCTTCATCGGTGGGGGGCCGTTGCCAGCCGCCGCCGGTGGTGGACATCCACGGCACGGAAAATACGCTCTCATGCGGCAACGCGCCTGTCGAAGGATAACGGGCACGTGGGCGGGCTTCGCCGTTGACCAGCAGCAGGCGGATTTCCCACGGCCTGCCAGTGGGGGAGGACGGCAGTGGCGCAACTTGAAACCTGCCCTCGGCCTGCCAGTTCGTCAGCCGGATCCCCCCATATAGCACCGGAGGAGTCGCGCCAGTGCCTTCAATGCTCAGACCGGCGTCCTGCGGTCCCAGCGTGAGGGACACGTTGTAGTAATCACCGGATTGCACCAGAATCCGGTGCGGTCCCACGGCGGAGCGGGCGGCCTGCAGCGCTTCCTGCACACTGCCAAAAGGCCGCGCCACACTCCCATCTCCCTCACGCGCGCCCGCGGCGACATGCCAATCCCGTCCGAATCCCAGCGGCAGACAAGACAAACACGCCAGACCAACGGCCCACACCCATTGGCGGCCCTTATGCGACAAAGGGGTATGCATCGTCATGGGCTGGTTATCCCACAAAACAACCGGCGTTAAAAGCGCGAGTTCTGCTCCCGGTTGATTGATGATGATGATCGGCGAGGGGGCAAGGTCGCTGCCACAGGAAAACGTCTTCGTGTTCCTCGCGTGCGCAAGTATTGGTCTGGTTGCCCCTTGGCTGCGA
The sequence above is drawn from the Verrucomicrobiia bacterium genome and encodes:
- a CDS encoding right-handed parallel beta-helix repeat-containing protein, translated to MTMHTPLSHKGRQWVWAVGLACLSCLPLGFGRDWHVAAGAREGDGSVARPFGSVQEALQAARSAVGPHRILVQSGDYYNVSLTLGPQDAGLSIEGTGATPPVLYGGIRLTNWQAEGRFQVAPLPSSPTGRPWEIRLLLVNGEARPRARYPSTGALPHESVFSVPWMSTTGGGWQRPPTDEELTTLKYRQGDVGDWLEVANAEITVFHMWDESCVGIAAHDVTQRILKLTPKTGHPPGAFGVQKYVLWNIEQGMLSAGNWYHDRARNRLVYWPKPGEKMANLHVVAPNQTTIISLRGERDKLVRGVVLRRLTLAATTVPLISGGFAAEAFPGAIQLQHVEQCRLDELIVRGVAGHGIKGNGITREVRVENCEVTDCGAGGVYVGGERSVIFNNHIHGIGRAYPSAIGIYRGGRQCRVAHNEVHDCSYSAINYGGTSNIVENNLLYDCMKVLHDGAAIYMFAASNCVLRGNLARDIVDTGGYGASAYYLDERSSGCLVESNLSIRVNWPSHNHMATNNTIRHNLFMVLGDAKITFPRSTGFILERNLLYATGKIRVEGAQAVMTWSNNLFFAESGRYEWVTLNQYSARASSTNPPPGVATNRPLLLNLWQPTARPAPESPAHALGIGPVDVSQAGRLPRRGK